The following are from one region of the Halomonas qaidamensis genome:
- a CDS encoding universal stress protein, producing the protein MSRTLLFATDLSQDNRAAFARALRLAYAQGAQLDILHVLDPYLPRRVLHDVESAVNEDISATLTDLREDYALEAPSLLIQTVVGAPHVEIVREAHERNASLIIMGMHRKRGQKDLLLGTTVMRVLRSAPCPVVVASYLPTQPWQHILVPIDFSLTARQTLREALIRFPEAKLTLLHAWSLPGERELGSQANFAQWRDHEVERLRRTLDNEIESLMRDLDGVPDVELVLEPGQPCDVLHDYMKRHSPDLVIIGSRGQPQHTSQVTEMLLGEPHCDLMLCRSW; encoded by the coding sequence ATGTCTCGCACGCTGCTATTTGCTACGGATCTTTCTCAGGATAACCGAGCTGCTTTTGCCCGAGCTTTACGGCTAGCCTATGCCCAAGGAGCGCAGCTCGACATTCTTCATGTCCTTGACCCCTATCTGCCCCGTCGTGTTCTTCACGACGTTGAAAGCGCGGTGAATGAAGACATCAGCGCCACCCTGACCGATCTGCGCGAAGATTACGCGCTGGAAGCGCCTTCGTTACTCATTCAGACCGTTGTGGGTGCGCCGCATGTTGAAATCGTTCGAGAAGCTCACGAACGCAATGCCTCGTTAATTATTATGGGTATGCACCGTAAACGCGGGCAAAAAGACCTTCTTTTAGGCACTACCGTTATGCGTGTGTTGAGAAGTGCGCCCTGCCCAGTGGTGGTCGCCTCTTATCTACCAACCCAGCCCTGGCAACATATCCTGGTGCCAATCGATTTTTCGCTTACCGCTCGTCAAACACTCAGGGAGGCACTCATTCGCTTCCCTGAAGCGAAGCTGACACTCCTGCATGCCTGGAGCTTGCCTGGAGAGCGCGAGCTGGGCTCTCAGGCTAATTTTGCCCAGTGGCGAGATCATGAAGTAGAGCGCTTACGTAGGACGCTGGATAACGAAATTGAGAGTTTAATGCGCGATCTTGATGGCGTGCCTGATGTCGAGCTAGTGCTTGAGCCAGGGCAGCCCTGCGATGTGCTCCACGATTATATGAAGCGCCACTCACCCGATTTAGTGATTATTGGTAGCCGTGGCCAGCCCCAGCACACTAGCCAAGTGACCGAAATGCTGCTGGGCGAACCTCATTGTGATCTCATGTTGTGTCGCTCTTGGTAA